The Pseudanabaena sp. ABRG5-3 genome includes the window TAAGATTACTGCTGATTGGTGTGGGCGCTATAGCGGTATTAGTGGGGGCTGGACTGACTGTGCTAATTAGCGAAGCTTGAGAATTAGGAGTATCTGAGATTGTACATCCCATCAAAACTATAGCTAACAGACTAATCATCGTAGCGCGATTGTAAGCTTTCATAATGCTAATTTCTAAACCTCTAGATTGCTACATTTTTAGCTTAGGACATGATTTGCGATCGCCTATCACCGTTACATTTTCTGTAACTTAAAAAATTCGTGCTGCAATTCCAAAGAAAAGCTTTATCCTAGAAAGTCTGCCAATAGCATCATCTGCGTGCATGTATCTCAAATCTCTCCACATCAAGCAGTTTCGCAACTATATCGATCAAGAAGTGATCTTCACTGCGCCGAAAACAGTCATAGTCGGTAACAATGCTCAAGGTAAATCGAACTTGCTCGAAGCAGTTTTGCTATTAGCAACCTTGCGATCGCACCGTGTGAGTAAAGATCGGGACTTAGTACGCAATGGGGAAGCGATCGCCGAAATTATGGCACTTTGTCAGCGATCGCGATCGCCCGAAAGCTATCCTGTGGAATTGGGAATGCGAATGCGATCCAGTGGTAAACGCACCTTAACTGTAAATGGAGTAAATCAGGCAAGGCATTTGGACTTTTTAGGTAATCTCAATGCCGTCATGTTTTCCAGTCTAGATCTTGACTTAGTGCGCGGAAGCCCTGAAAGTCGGCGCAATTGGTTGGATACAGTGTTAATTCAATTAGAACCAATTTATATCAATCTCTTACAGCAATATAATCAAGTTTTACGACAACGGAATGCTTTGCTAAAGTCTATTAAACAGGGACAAACTAACTATGAGCCGCAGCAAATGGCGCTATGGGATGCTCAGTTAGTAACTGCGGGGACAAGACTGATTAGAAGGCGATCGCGTTTACTAGAGAGATTAACACCGATTGCTAGACATTGGCATCAAGCCATTAGCGGTGGTAGTGAATATTTAGAAATCACCTATGTTCCCAAGTTTTCCTTTGCACCAACGGATACGGTTGAAAATATTCATCAAGCTTTTTTTGAGACACTTTTGCAAAAAGCAATTGTTGAACAACATCAAGGTGCTAGCTTAGTTGGTCCCCATCGTGATGAAGTAGTATTGACGATTAATAATACTCCTGCCCGTGAATATGGGTCTCAGGGACAACAACGCACTTTAGTACTTGCTTTAAAACTGGCGGAGTTAGAGTTGCTCGAATCAGTAATTGGAGAGCCGCCACTATTATTATTAGATGACGTACT containing:
- the recF gene encoding DNA replication/repair protein RecF (All proteins in this family for which functions are known are DNA-binding proteins that assist the filamentation of RecA onto DNA for the initiation of recombination or recombinational repair.), translated to MYLKSLHIKQFRNYIDQEVIFTAPKTVIVGNNAQGKSNLLEAVLLLATLRSHRVSKDRDLVRNGEAIAEIMALCQRSRSPESYPVELGMRMRSSGKRTLTVNGVNQARHLDFLGNLNAVMFSSLDLDLVRGSPESRRNWLDTVLIQLEPIYINLLQQYNQVLRQRNALLKSIKQGQTNYEPQQMALWDAQLVTAGTRLIRRRSRLLERLTPIARHWHQAISGGSEYLEITYVPKFSFAPTDTVENIHQAFFETLLQKAIVEQHQGASLVGPHRDEVVLTINNTPAREYGSQGQQRTLVLALKLAELELLESVIGEPPLLLLDDVLAELDLQRQDHLLNAIGDRVQTIITTTHLGSFDAQWLNSARIFQVESGKISS